One window from the genome of Candidatus Yanofskybacteria bacterium encodes:
- a CDS encoding sodium-translocating pyrophosphatase, with product MITVIFAISILGIGVAFWLARHVLSQDTGTDKMREVARAIQEGAQAFLKRQYTTIAILSAVLTVVIFVLYLLAGKTDLGLKTALAFALGAVASGAAGFIGMYISVRVNLRVAAAAGASLNKALRTAIRGGAVSGILVVSLSLLGVAGLFVLFGGLKNPLLVPLEIVGFGFGASFVALFAQLGGGIYTKAADVGADLVGKVEAGIPEDDPRNPAVIADLVGDNVGDCAGRGADLFESTAAENIGAMILGIILFPVFGVSGIIFPLVARAFGLIASMIGIISVKSKENEDPMHALNRGYYLTTALAAVGLFVATYYLLHEHWLWLFLAGIVGIVTSQIFVHLTQYYTEYKYRPVKEIAEASQTGPATNIITGFAVGLESAALPVVVISAALAGSYFLGLKTGVAGGGLYGTAVATMGMLATAAYILAMDTFGPITDNAGGIVEMSQAPEEVRRKTDRLDAVGNTTKALTKGYAVGSAALAAFLLFSAYLQDAHLSAVDLAKPLVFIGGLIGAMLVFLFSALAIRAVGKAAYYIINDVRAQFRENPGIMQGTSKPDYARSVDIATRGALKEMVAPGLVAVLVPTSVGFILGPEAVGATLMVGTIAGVILALVLNTGGGAWDNAKKWIETGEFGGKGSDAHKAAVVGDTVGDPFKDTAGPSLHVLIKLLSTLTLVLAPMFLARHLF from the coding sequence ATGATTACTGTAATTTTTGCGATAAGTATTTTGGGGATAGGGGTGGCTTTTTGGTTGGCGCGACATGTTTTGAGTCAGGATACTGGAACGGATAAAATGCGCGAGGTTGCCAGAGCTATTCAGGAAGGAGCACAGGCGTTTTTGAAGCGGCAGTATACGACTATTGCTATTTTATCGGCAGTTTTGACTGTTGTTATTTTTGTTCTATATTTGCTAGCCGGTAAAACCGATTTGGGTTTGAAAACCGCCCTGGCATTCGCGCTTGGTGCAGTTGCTTCTGGTGCGGCTGGATTTATTGGGATGTATATTTCGGTGAGAGTTAATCTTCGCGTTGCTGCAGCCGCTGGTGCAAGTTTAAACAAAGCACTGAGGACCGCCATCCGCGGTGGAGCCGTATCCGGTATTTTAGTGGTATCGCTTTCGCTTTTGGGTGTTGCCGGACTTTTTGTTTTATTCGGCGGCCTTAAGAACCCACTTCTTGTTCCTCTTGAGATCGTAGGTTTTGGTTTTGGTGCTAGTTTTGTGGCTCTTTTTGCGCAACTTGGCGGAGGCATTTATACAAAAGCAGCAGATGTAGGAGCTGATTTAGTGGGCAAGGTGGAGGCTGGTATACCCGAAGATGACCCGCGCAACCCGGCGGTTATCGCCGATTTGGTTGGCGATAATGTTGGTGACTGTGCCGGGCGCGGTGCTGATCTGTTTGAGTCCACTGCGGCTGAAAATATCGGTGCTATGATTTTGGGTATCATCTTGTTTCCAGTTTTCGGCGTAAGCGGTATTATTTTCCCTTTGGTTGCCAGAGCATTTGGGCTCATCGCATCAATGATCGGCATTATTTCCGTCAAATCAAAAGAAAACGAAGATCCGATGCACGCCTTGAATCGCGGTTATTATCTGACAACCGCGCTTGCCGCTGTCGGTTTGTTTGTCGCGACGTATTATCTTTTGCACGAACATTGGTTATGGTTATTTTTGGCCGGTATAGTCGGGATTGTTACCAGCCAGATTTTTGTTCATCTGACGCAATATTATACAGAATATAAATATAGGCCTGTAAAAGAAATCGCTGAAGCATCGCAAACCGGTCCGGCGACTAACATTATCACTGGTTTTGCCGTAGGCCTTGAGTCGGCCGCCTTGCCTGTGGTTGTAATTTCCGCGGCACTTGCCGGCTCTTATTTTCTGGGATTAAAGACTGGCGTTGCGGGCGGAGGACTGTATGGGACCGCTGTGGCGACGATGGGAATGCTGGCAACTGCCGCGTATATTCTTGCAATGGATACATTTGGTCCGATCACGGACAATGCCGGAGGCATAGTTGAGATGTCGCAAGCGCCGGAAGAAGTCCGCCGCAAGACTGACAGATTGGATGCAGTTGGCAACACAACCAAGGCTCTGACTAAAGGATATGCCGTTGGTTCCGCGGCGCTGGCGGCGTTTCTCCTATTTTCGGCTTATTTGCAGGACGCCCATCTTTCTGCGGTTGACTTGGCCAAGCCGCTGGTGTTTATCGGAGGACTAATTGGAGCCATGTTGGTATTTTTATTCTCGGCTCTTGCAATACGCGCAGTAGGCAAAGCGGCTTACTACATTATTAATGATGTTAGGGCGCAATTCCGTGAAAATCCAGGAATTATGCAGGGAACTTCAAAGCCTGACTATGCACGTTCGGTTGATATTGCCACCCGCGGCGCGCTTAAAGAAATGGTCGCGCCTGGTCTTGTTGCGGTATTGGTACCAACTAGTGTTGGATTCATACTTGGTCCGGAAGCGGTTGGCGCAACTTTAATGGTTGGTACGATTGCGGGTGTGATTTTGGCGCTGGTGCTTAATACTGGGGGCGGAGCATGGGATAATGCAAAAAAATGGATTGAAACTGGCGAGTTTGGCGGCAAAGGTTCCGATGCGCACAAAGCGGCAGTAGTTGGCGATACGGTTGGCGATCCGTTCAAAGATACCGCCGGTCCCTCGCTTCACGTTTTAATTAAATTACTCTCAACCCTGACTCTTGTTCTCGCGCCGATGTTTTTGGCTCGGCATTTGTTCTAA
- a CDS encoding rod shape-determining protein RodA, with the protein MDLWLVVIVVLTVGLGIASFYNIGPRSPDFIKRQAVFLIIGMAIMLAVSFFDYRIFKNMSSASIVLYLVAIVLLLIALTSREIRGVSSWIIFKNFTFEPSELAKLSLVVLLAKYFSQKHVEIYHARHILASAVYAFIPAALMFSQPDLGSVIVLALIWLAMLLFSGIKRNHLLTILMIGVIIATIGWFAILKPYQKDRLASFINPYLDPQGSGYNILQAKTTLGSGQWFGTAFDKKATQRALVPEPYNDFAFANYARKFGFAGIIVLVIFFLSLMFRIGSIASRTDNNFAKLFSLGFLTLIFAHVSINAGFNLGLLPITGIPFSFLSYGGSHLVTLMIGLGIIQNIRISTRN; encoded by the coding sequence ATGGATTTGTGGTTAGTTGTAATTGTCGTACTGACTGTAGGGCTTGGTATCGCCAGTTTTTATAATATCGGACCAAGATCTCCTGATTTTATAAAAAGGCAAGCTGTATTTTTGATAATCGGCATGGCCATCATGTTAGCGGTATCTTTTTTTGATTATCGGATTTTCAAAAATATGTCCTCGGCATCAATCGTGCTTTATCTGGTCGCAATCGTCCTTTTACTTATTGCCCTGACTTCCCGGGAAATACGAGGCGTTAGTTCCTGGATTATTTTTAAAAATTTCACTTTTGAGCCGTCCGAACTGGCCAAACTTTCTCTTGTGGTATTGCTGGCTAAATATTTTTCACAAAAACATGTGGAAATTTATCATGCACGCCACATACTGGCTTCGGCCGTATATGCATTTATTCCAGCCGCTCTTATGTTCAGCCAGCCAGATTTAGGTTCGGTAATAGTACTGGCCCTTATTTGGTTGGCCATGCTCCTTTTTTCTGGAATAAAAAGAAATCATCTTTTAACAATTTTGATGATTGGAGTAATAATCGCAACCATAGGTTGGTTCGCAATTCTTAAACCATACCAAAAAGATCGGCTCGCTTCTTTTATCAATCCTTACCTTGACCCGCAAGGAAGCGGCTACAATATTTTACAGGCCAAAACAACCTTAGGATCGGGGCAATGGTTTGGCACAGCTTTTGACAAAAAAGCGACCCAGCGGGCGCTTGTTCCAGAACCATATAATGACTTTGCTTTTGCAAATTATGCCAGAAAATTCGGTTTTGCAGGAATAATTGTACTAGTTATATTTTTCTTATCTTTAATGTTCCGCATTGGCTCTATCGCATCCAGGACTGATAATAATTTTGCCAAGCTTTTCTCTTTAGGGTTTTTAACTTTAATTTTTGCCCACGTTTCCATCAACGCCGGTTTTAATCTAGGTCTACTGCCTATTACTGGTATTCCTTTTTCTTTTTTGAGTTACGGCGGCAGTCATCTGGTTACGCTCATGATCGGACTGGGGATAATACAGAATATCCGTATCAGTACCAGAAACTAG
- a CDS encoding LAGLIDADG family homing endonuclease encodes MPSKNVSGADDQQESLKMMGWITGFVDGEGCFTVSIFKNYKAQRKLGWQVFPEFVVSQGEKSLSVLELIKNYFNCGYIIKNKRNDNHHEDMFKYCVRSLSDLETKIVPFFTQNKLLTAKRRDFIIFKEILKMMGRKDHLNLKGLRKIASLALQMNRKKRPKFSEILRD; translated from the coding sequence ATGCCAAGTAAAAATGTTAGTGGTGCAGACGATCAGCAGGAAAGTCTGAAAATGATGGGTTGGATAACAGGTTTTGTTGATGGGGAAGGATGTTTTACTGTCAGTATATTCAAGAATTACAAAGCTCAACGCAAGCTCGGATGGCAAGTATTCCCTGAGTTTGTAGTTTCCCAAGGAGAGAAGAGCTTGAGCGTTCTCGAACTGATCAAGAACTACTTCAACTGTGGTTATATAATAAAAAATAAAAGGAACGATAACCACCACGAAGATATGTTCAAATACTGTGTGAGATCTTTGTCGGATCTAGAAACCAAAATTGTGCCATTCTTTACCCAAAACAAACTCCTAACCGCAAAGCGAAGAGATTTTATAATCTTTAAGGAAATCCTAAAAATGATGGGTCGCAAGGACCACCTTAACCTTAAAGGACTTAGAAAAATTGCCTCTCTAGCTTTGCAGATGAATCGTAAAAAAAGACCCAAGTTTTCAGAAATCCTCAGAGACTAA
- a CDS encoding GIY-YIG nuclease family protein, with protein MWIVYIIQNNLTEKIYIGCTNDLKKRVEKHNSQTNKGYTRRLIGQWILIYAEAYRSKEDAFRRESKLKDHGSSKHELKKRISNSLLKPKVRLD; from the coding sequence ATGTGGATAGTTTATATTATTCAGAACAATCTAACTGAAAAAATATATATTGGCTGTACAAATGATCTCAAGAAACGAGTCGAAAAGCATAACAGCCAAACAAATAAAGGTTATACAAGACGACTTATCGGTCAATGGATTTTGATATACGCGGAAGCTTATAGAAGCAAAGAAGATGCTTTTCGACGGGAGTCAAAACTCAAAGACCACGGTAGTTCTAAACATGAATTGAAGAAGAGAATCAGCAATTCATTGTTAAAACCAAAAGTGAGGCTGGATTAA
- a CDS encoding LAGLIDADG family homing endonuclease, translated as MGSQSKIDLAYIAGFLDGDGSLMLQIKRRKDGTKKFRFMSTICFYQDSNHEEFLHWIKNILGIGYLTQRDDGMSELRINGFKQVKDIIKNLLPFIKFKKNQANAIYEATSMMSSKILSRLTKQELLKIVDLMLIIQKHNYKSRSKKTKKELIQLLDLTP; from the coding sequence GTGGGAAGTCAATCTAAAATTGATTTAGCATATATTGCAGGTTTTCTTGATGGTGACGGAAGCTTGATGTTACAAATCAAGAGACGCAAAGATGGAACCAAAAAGTTTCGCTTTATGTCTACAATTTGTTTTTATCAGGATAGTAACCACGAAGAATTTCTGCATTGGATAAAAAATATTCTTGGAATTGGTTATTTGACTCAAAGAGATGATGGCATGAGTGAACTAAGAATTAATGGATTTAAACAAGTTAAAGATATAATAAAAAACTTATTGCCATTTATTAAATTCAAGAAAAATCAAGCCAATGCTATTTATGAAGCAACTAGCATGATGAGCAGTAAGATTCTAAGCCGTTTAACCAAGCAGGAATTGTTAAAAATCGTAGATTTAATGCTTATAATTCAAAAGCATAATTATAAATCTAGAAGCAAGAAAACCAAAAAAGAACTCATTCAATTATTAGATTTGACCCCGTAA